ACTCTAACCCGTCGCGTTCCAGCCTCTACCCGTACGATCTGGTTAAGATATGCTACTCCTACTGCTCCGTAACAACCAAACGGCGCCACCGTAGATCGGATTGGCGTCTGTAAAATCTGGTGCGGGCGATTTAATCTGAATATAAGCATACAAGGTAAGGACTGCTGGCAACAAAACCGACGGGAACCGGAGAAACCAACAAATCGAGTTACTTAACTAATTGTCTATCTATTCTATTGTCGAGAACTTGGTAGCTATGGATTTGTTGCCAACGACGACGAGTAtggtgtcgtcgtcgtcggaagGGGCCAATGTGGCAGACGCGTACAAGAAGGCGCTCGGCACTGCAGCCTCCGTGACCGCGTACGCCATGCTGGCTCGCGGCATGGCACGGGAGCTCCTCCCCGACGAGCTGCGCGCCGCGGTGCGCCGGGGAGCAGAGTTCCTGCGCGCGCGCCTCGGCGCccgcgacaaggagcgcaacACCCTCGTCGTCCGCCGCCAGTTCGAGAACAACGGGTacagcgccggcggcaacgACCTGTTCGACGCGTCGCGGGCGTACCTGGCCACCAAGATGGACGCGCGCGCCAtgcgccgcctctgcctctCCCGGAGCTGCATCAGGGATTccgacggcagcagcagctggaaCACGCTCCTGTGCATGGAGCAGGGGGTCTCCACCACCGACGTCTTCGACGGCATCGAATTCCGCTGGACGTCCatcgaggacggcggcggcagcgacgacgGCAAAAGGCAGGGCAAGGGCGAGTCCCTGGAGCTCAGCTTCGACGCGGAGCACACGGACACCGCGCTGGAGAAGTACGTGCCTTTCATTACGTCCACGGCAgaggagctgcggcggcgcgaccGGGCGCTCAAGATCTTCATGAACGATGGGGGCATGTGGTACGGCATCAACCACTACCACCCGGCCTCGTTCGACACGGTCGCCATGGATCCGGCTCTGAAGAAAGCCATCGTCGACGACCTCGACCGGTTCCTGAAGCGGAAAGAGTACTACCGGCGGATCGGCAAGGCGTGGAAGCGCGGGTACCTGCTCTACGGCCGGCCCGGCACCGGCAAGTCCAGTCtggtcgccgccatggccaacTACCTCCGTTTCAACCTATACGACCTCGATCTCTCTGGGGTGTACAACAACTCGGCGCTGCAGAGGATTCTTATCGACATGCCCAACAAGTCCATCCTCGTCATCGAAGATATCGACTGTAGCTTCGACACCATGTCAAGGGAGGATCGCAAGGCAGCTGAGACGGACGACATGGAGTACCAGATGGACGCCAACCGGCAGGGAGGTTCCCAGGAGAATAAGTTATCTCTGTCCGGGCTGCTCAACTTCATCGACGGGTTGTGGTCGACCTGCGGCGAGGAGCGCATCATCGTGTTCACAACCAACTACAAGGACCGGCTCGACCCGGCGTTGCTACGGCCGGGGCGCATGGACATGCACGTCTACATGGGCCACTGTGGCTGGGATGCGTTCAAGATGCTGGCCCGAAActaccacctcgtcgacgagcACGCTCTGTTCCCGGAGATACAGGAACTGCTTGCAGTGGTGGAGGTGACGCCGGCTGAGGTGTCTGAGATGCTGTTACGGAGCGAGGACGTCGACGCTGCGATGCGATTGCTCACGGAATTTCTCCAGCAAAGGAGGCAGATGACAACAACAATGTGCGTGGGAGGTAGTAGCATAGACGAACCATGATACGTGCCGCTGCTCATGGACGCACGGGTTTTCGTGGGCTTTTGGTACGACCGGTAATGGATTAGAGTTATTCAGCTGGTTTGGACGGGCtaaaagacacgaagtgtcctactttttttttaagaatacgGCACTTTATTGATTATGAAACATCGAACATGGTTTCATTACCGGCCCCGGTATATATAGGCATGTTTCGAACCGTTGGATTTCCTCTGAAATCCGTGCGCCAGAGCTTTATTCCCTTGCTCCCCACGTGTTGTGCTCTGCCGCACGGATCTCATAGCAAATCCAACGGTTCGGAATGTGTCGGTATATACGGGTCAGGGTAAAAAAGAGTTTACCATGAAACATCATTATAAAGAGTCTCGGATACATTCCGGATGGAAGACGTAAAAACACTAGAAACAAATTGTTCAGCATAGCAAGCTAAAACATGTGTCTTACTTATGCTTGTAGCATTACATGCTGATTTTTTACTTTCTTTATATGTGTGTATCCATTGATGCCGGAGTTTAACCTCTTTTTGCCGCTACACATCTAGATGTCGTCGAACCCTAAAGCAACAACTCGTGGAATATATGTTCCAACGTGCATCTAACCATACTTTGTATTTTAATCAAGATTATTCTAGGTAAGATGTTTCTTTACAAAAGATTCTTCTGGATAACTATAgttgaaaaatgaaataacCATGCATGCGCAAGGATCTCCATGAGAAATATGACGGCATCTAGAGGTCCCTTAGCTTACCCTAACATTTCCGAGAAGTCAATGGTGTAGTTTTAGTGTTCTCTAATTCTATCTTTTGAGGAAAATAGGACAGAGAATCCTACCATATCAATCAGAGAAGTGCATTTACAAAAACTTACAAAAAATCTTCAGTACAATTCCCTATCATGGATATTGGTCATGATTCATGACAATGTTTggatactactccctccgatccatattacttgtcgaaatattacatgtatctagacactttttaggcatagatacatccatatttgagcaaatttgagacaattaatatgaatcggagggagtacctaaaGTTGATCCTAccacaaaaaaatattgtgGCAAAAAATTAGGAAAAATTATTCAGTTTCATTAGTAGACAACTTTTGGCAAACCAATATTTCCAAGTCTGGTTCACTCTTTTTGCCAACTTTGGCCAACATGTCATCCAAATTCACTGCGTACTCAACATTAACAGTTTGTTAATCTCCGCCAACAAATACTTTTGGCTTCTCACCGTAAAATGTCCACGTCTAGTGAAACCCTTAGTCAGCAAATGAATGCCAAATTCCTCTTTCATTTCCAACATAGCCGTGTTACCACACTCATGACATGGGCGACACATGCTCATCTTTCTCTTCCTCGACATAACTTCATCAAGCCCTTTCTAGATGGAAGACATGCTTCCAGGCGCACGACGCGGCTTTTGGCGAGGCGGGACGAGAGGCACGAGGGCTCCTCAGCTCGGCTCTTGGTAGGCGAGGAGGTCGTGCAGGCATGCTCACAGCTTCAGGCTGACAAGGGCTCCGGTTGTACAGAGCACGGGACGAGATGGCACATGAGAGATGTGTGTGGCATGACCGCTCAGGCATAGCATGAGCTAGGACATTGGAGACTTCAAGGCTTGGTTGTTTCGTGTGTCTTGTACATGCGAGGGCAACGTGTGGAGGCATGAAGCTTCAGGCTCCCGCCACGCCGATGGCTGACAGACACAGTCGTGTGACATCAACCAGTTAGACCATCGAGTGCTTCAGGGCTCGCCTGTGGTGCCATATTGTGGGAACGAGCCAAGTTATGTTGGTGGTCTTCTTTTGCCCGGCATGCTCATATGAGCGTCGTGCCCAGTTCCTGTTTGTTCAAAGTCGCAAAGGCGTTGTATATTGCTGATCATGTGCGAGGATCAACAAGTAATTACACAAGATACCTTTTCTCTTAGAGCACTTGTGCTGACAACGTGTTGTAAAACTCTAGTCGTTCTACGTTTGCTCGTTAATCACCACATCCACGGGATATAGGAGGAAATTTATACCTATTTATTGTTTTGTCGTGCACTATAatcttaaaaaaattgtgtgtctATATATGTCTTTCCTCTTGTCTTCTATAGAACATAATGGCGAGTGTTGCGGCGCCCGGCCTTATAGTTCAGAAGAAAAGGTTTGATTGTAATAGGATGCTTCAGTGGGTGTAGAAATTGTAATGACAAATGCATTTGGAATGGAAATTATATTGTATTGAGTAACATGCCATTATATATGGATTTGAGAAGTAAGATAAGCACCATGGGAATAAACTGCtatcatatgttttgcatgtAGAGGTAAAGAATGGAAGCATTTTATTCAGTTGGCAGACTGGTTTTCTCATGAAAGTTGACGGTGCTCTCAAATATCTTttgttcaatccattcatgcAGACAGTTTGTTGCATGAATCATATATGTGTGAGTAAAGTCGACATAGTTCGTAGGTAGGGTACCAAGTGCGCTTTCACATATGTTGCTTATTGATTCTTCAGCTAACTCCGTGTCATTTAGTAGTACTTTCCATCCTTCCTTGTAATGTTTGGTCAGTACTGTAGTTTGTTCttctaatttattttgaagataACTGCTCTTGATCTTCAATTTTTCTTTATGGTGATCATTCATAGTCTTCTCAGAAAAATTCATGTCATCAATTTGAAACATGTATTCTTTTTTCAGTACCTCTATGAGAGCTGTTGCTgcagcttcctctgcatccatCTTATTGTTAGCCCGTGCTATATATCCTGATTAAGATGTCACCAACGGGTATCACACACCAATGGATATCACGCAAGAAATCatgcagaaaaatatatacacaGAAGTATGAACTAATGAATATCACAATTTCATAGTTGCAGGAAATAAACCAGGGacattaaaaaataattttttttaacaaagaTGGATGCAAAGAAGCGCAAGCTAACCTGAGCAGGAGCCATTTGCAAGCTTGGAAGTCACGGAAGCTTTTGGAAGCCGATCGGTAGCAATTTCCCCAAAACTAACTGCAATAACAGTAACAAAAGAATGAAGCATACAAATAGCTACCATACCAAGACAAAATTAAGCTGCCATCTGTCTAtaggaaaaaaggaagaacctACCTAGGCAACAAACATGGCTGCCGGCAGGGGAAGTGGAAGAAACGGGATTAGCAAAGATGCAGAAAAGGTATAAATAGAAGGGATAACCAAAGAGTCTACCTAGGCAGCACCCACTCGGATTTCAGTCCAATAATGATAAATGTGTATTACACTAAATAAGTAAGTAATGGtaatggaggaggagaatggAAGCTCATGGAATTCCTCCAACAAAGGAGACGGGCAGCAAAAGAGGCTGATGACAAGAACAACGTCGCACTGTAGGTAGCTGAGAGCATGAGACAGAACCATTGTACCGATGCTCCACCTTAATGAAGAAGAACCCGAAAGCAATAACATTAAACGCGGTTACCATCGTAACCACAGATTTACCAAATGGAGACCGCGTAAATTTAAatcaaaaatttgaattcaaatttcttCTACAGCAAATATAtatctttttttgaaaatggaagctttttATTCATCTCAAAGCTATATCAAGCATCCAATGAAAGAGTATCatacccccggcctctgcaccgaAACACACACAGCCACACAAGTACGAAACAAAACTCAAAAATTACAATGAAAGAAAATAACTCTCTATGCATGCTCAATTCGCAGACTAGACGGCCACCCATTGTGGGTAAAAATGTCTCTGACCAATTGCTCCAAAGTGTTGCACGCCATCAAAGCCAGTTGGTGATCCACTGGTTTGAGGAGAGTAGACCAAGTGCGGAGCCAATGAGTGGACGAATAGAAGACCTGCATTGGAGAAGTTAAGTTCTTTCTattaaaaacaatatcatttcTGCAAAACCAAATTGCCCAACATAAAGCAGCTGCCCCAACCATGAGAAACGGTCTCAATCTTAGAttatccccccccccctctaatCAGGACCCAAACATATGAGTAACATCACGAGGGGAGAAAATATTAGAAGTTATCTGGACCATTGACCACACAAAGCGAGAGACACGACACCAAAAAAAAGGTGCGTAATAGTCTCATCTTCATGACAgaacgccccccccccccccccccctcaagaaccaaaggaaaattttaatttttaaagAAACCTTTAGTTTCCATAACCCGTCGTTGGCAATCGGGACATCAGAATGAATAAAAGCCTGGTACATCGATTTGACCGAAAACACGTCATTGAGATGCAGATTCCATCAGAACTCGTCTCATCCAGGGGATAGGTTTACATAAATAAAGCGATTAAGGAGCTTAGTCCAGGCAACCAATTTGAATCCAACAAGGCTACGCCTGAAAGACACATTTGGAGGAAAGGAAGAGGATGAGAAATAGGGGCGGATATTGCTCTCGGAGGGCACGACCCCAAGCCAAGAATCCTCTCAAAATCTCACTTGAGAGCCGTCTTTAATAGTGAACgagccaaaacaaaacaaaaaaccgTATGGCTTTCATCAGACCTCCCCAAAAATGACAAATATATATCTAGGTTTTGAATGCTCTATATGCATGAGTACTCTTCTAACCCAGTTGAGGTCTTGTATTCCAAGCTTCGTTATGCGCCACATCTTTGTTTTAAAATTTGGAAtgacaaaaaagagaggagaacAAGCACTCAAACCTGTGATCTCGGTGACTAAACAGGGGTAGAGAAACACTACTGCACCACGAAAACGTTTGCCATAAGAATGATAACACTGAAATATATAATACTCTCTTtcatccataataagtgttgcttatttagtactccctccgtcccatattaaatgactttatATTATATGTACCTAGATTTTTTTAGACATATattacatctatatttggcaaacatgagtcacttaatatgaaaacagagggagtataactttGAGTGTTTTTACGGTACCCTTTACTGTCAGGAGGGAGGGGTAGTGTATAATCATCCACCGTTCATTTTTTCAGGGTATTAGGTATTTTCCATTTAAAAGAATTAATAGTAAAAGCTTTTTTAATTCGTAAAGGGCATTCCTGATGGGCTTCGGCCCATTTTCTGCTTTCGCCTGACTCCGTCTAGCCGCTGCCCTCCACGCTCGTCTCCCTGGTCGCCGGCTACAgccctcgtcctcctcgccagCAAGCCGCTCGTGGCCCTCTACCTCCTTCCGTTGAACTTGCCGCCGGTCCTATCCCTCGTAGACCTTGCGGCGAGCCCCTCTTTTCACTCGTAAAATCGCCATGATCTCTCATGACCTGCCTGAATTCGCACGCTGGAGGACGAGCATACGGGCTCACGGAAGGCAGGCGCTTGGCTGCGACGGTCGACGGCCGGAAACCTCCCCGGCAGGTGCACGACAGCGGTGGCCGGAGACCTAGTGGACAGCCGTGTATGCGGGAGCAGGGAAGATGAAGAATGTGAACGAATGGAAGTAGAACGAGGCTGCGGGCCTGCGCCGGAGCGGGAGGCGGGGCAGAAAAATTAGGACTTTCCCAAATTACCCTCAAAAccacatacttcctccgtccaataaaagatgtctcaagtttgtcaaaatttgaatgtatttagacatgacttagtatataaatacattcaaatttagtcaaagttgagacatcctttgttggaccgagggagtactaaattggGAGTATAACGGTCGCCTAATTTAGTCTAAATTCCATCAgtatactcccttcgtttcataattcttgtcgaaatattacatgcatctagacactttttaggaatagatagatctatttttggacaaatttgagacaagaattatgaaacggagcgAGTACATCGGTATGGACTGTTGGATCTCCACGGATGGACGGCTTCTATTCATTTCAAGGTACCGGTTGTATTcagagtgaattccatttttatCCTAAGTTTCACCTTTTGTCAGCTTTGACCCCGTTTAGTGAGATTACCGCTTATTGGCATCATTTAACAAAAGTTTTGCCACTGATAACCCCATTTAATAATTTGATCCTAATTAAAGCATCGTCTGTTAACTCCCTCTTCATCATATGGCTGAACCCACACCTACAAAACATTGCATATATgacgagtcatcagtgacggatcGTTTGAActcgtcactgatgaccatcATTAGTAACGGGCCTACgatgcccgtcactgatgacacatcttcagtgacggtcgcgtgctcgcccgtcactgatgaggttCCAATTTCCAAGAAACGCAAGTTCGAACCGAAAACAGTGGATTGTATCTTGTACGCTATGCTAAGCAGAGCGTGGCTATAGATTCTTAGTAGTTAAATCTGAGATACCTGATATA
This is a stretch of genomic DNA from Brachypodium distachyon strain Bd21 chromosome 1, Brachypodium_distachyon_v3.0, whole genome shotgun sequence. It encodes these proteins:
- the LOC100832910 gene encoding AAA-ATPase At3g50940, whose amino-acid sequence is MDLLPTTTSMVSSSSEGANVADAYKKALGTAASVTAYAMLARGMARELLPDELRAAVRRGAEFLRARLGARDKERNTLVVRRQFENNGYSAGGNDLFDASRAYLATKMDARAMRRLCLSRSCIRDSDGSSSWNTLLCMEQGVSTTDVFDGIEFRWTSIEDGGGSDDGKRQGKGESLELSFDAEHTDTALEKYVPFITSTAEELRRRDRALKIFMNDGGMWYGINHYHPASFDTVAMDPALKKAIVDDLDRFLKRKEYYRRIGKAWKRGYLLYGRPGTGKSSLVAAMANYLRFNLYDLDLSGVYNNSALQRILIDMPNKSILVIEDIDCSFDTMSREDRKAAETDDMEYQMDANRQGGSQENKLSLSGLLNFIDGLWSTCGEERIIVFTTNYKDRLDPALLRPGRMDMHVYMGHCGWDAFKMLARNYHLVDEHALFPEIQELLAVVEVTPAEVSEMLLRSEDVDAAMRLLTEFLQQRRQMTTTMCVGGSSIDEP